A genomic segment from Prosthecobacter sp. encodes:
- the purN gene encoding phosphoribosylglycinamide formyltransferase → MPADYTPATIADVRRLRDTLDQQGRKLVFTNGCFDLLHAGHVRYLEQARALGDAMVIALNSDQSVRTLKGPDRPLNHQNDRAEVLSALRAVDAVVIFDDERATLLIDAIRPHVYAKGGDYTVDSLNREERAALENAGTQICILPLVPGRSTTSTINKMLGSGNAGACESKLRIAVLGSGEGSNLRAIIAAIQSSALIAEIAITLSDQADSNFLKIAREAGLTAQFVDGGPNPRRLSDAAQKEIFEHLERARVDVVVLAGFMRILKEPVIGAYQGRIVNVHPSLLPKHKGASAPQLAIDAGDSETGCSVHLVTSEIDAGLILAQAKVPVLSGDTAETLHARIKIEEHKLLPQVLNEWRERGLPVRGAGVP, encoded by the coding sequence ATGCCTGCCGACTATACACCTGCCACCATTGCCGACGTCCGGCGGCTGCGTGACACCTTGGATCAGCAGGGCAGGAAACTGGTGTTCACCAACGGTTGTTTCGACCTCCTGCACGCAGGACATGTGCGTTATCTTGAGCAGGCGCGTGCTTTGGGCGATGCCATGGTCATTGCTTTGAACTCGGATCAGTCCGTACGCACACTTAAAGGCCCGGACCGTCCGCTCAACCATCAAAATGACCGTGCCGAGGTGCTCTCCGCGTTGCGTGCTGTGGATGCGGTCGTGATCTTCGATGACGAACGCGCCACACTACTCATCGACGCCATCCGCCCGCATGTGTATGCCAAAGGCGGAGATTACACGGTCGATTCCTTGAATCGTGAAGAACGCGCGGCGCTGGAAAACGCAGGAACCCAGATCTGCATCCTGCCTCTGGTTCCCGGCCGCTCCACCACCAGCACGATCAACAAGATGCTCGGCAGTGGCAATGCGGGTGCATGCGAAAGCAAGCTCCGCATCGCCGTCCTTGGTTCTGGTGAAGGCTCCAACCTCCGAGCCATCATCGCTGCGATTCAATCCAGCGCGCTCATTGCCGAAATTGCCATCACGCTCAGTGATCAAGCGGACTCAAACTTCCTCAAGATTGCTCGCGAAGCCGGACTGACAGCCCAGTTCGTCGATGGCGGCCCCAATCCGCGCAGACTGAGTGATGCGGCACAAAAGGAAATCTTTGAGCATCTCGAACGTGCTCGTGTGGATGTCGTCGTGCTCGCTGGTTTTATGCGCATTCTCAAGGAGCCGGTGATCGGTGCTTACCAAGGTCGCATCGTGAACGTCCACCCCTCCTTGTTGCCCAAACACAAAGGCGCGAGCGCTCCGCAACTCGCGATTGACGCCGGCGACAGCGAGACAGGTTGCAGCGTGCATCTCGTCACCTCAGAGATCGATGCAGGGCTCATTCTCGCGCAGGCGAAGGTGCCCGTGCTCTCTGGTGACACCGCCGAGACGTTGCATGCGCGCATTAAAATCGAGGAGCACAAACTCCTGCCTCAAGTGCTGAACGAGTGGCGCGAGCGTGGCCTGCCCGTGCGAGGTGCGGGAGTCCCATGA
- a CDS encoding UvrD-helicase domain-containing protein, translated as MSSFTGTLNHQQREAATHIHGPLLILAGAGTGKTRVLTARISYMVNEGIDPKNILSVTFTNKAATEMRERVKGMVRDGLGKKVVLGTFHAFCARLLREFASHVGYKNNFVIYSQSEQESLLKKVLQGLLVKDETLDPSAALSRISKSKNDGKSLGDPQHSLDAAVMEKYMDEMRGLNVMDFDDLLVLGVRLLEDHADVRATVQSRHHYVMVDEFQDTNSLQMRLLRALVPAPYNVCVVGDDDQSIYGWRGAEITNITEFENFFPNPHVVKLEENYRSTTAILHTANSLIKNNAGRRPKSLWSRNPGAEPVRLIATQDEKEEADMIAKEVETAHFANKQSLEDFAVLFRTNDQSRVLEQAFRQRKIPYRVVGARSFFDRREVKDILCYLSVLHNPHDDISLLRVLNTPTRGIGSATAELARERSMEKHHSVWVALCDEDFLRQIPEKARNAIRTFTRLISKFSGPANTQGTQLVQMAEALILEVGYMEHLKKAAKEPEDFAGWENGLKELLKSLAGYEERNRAGGLGGFLDEISLNDEREEKDDIEKKKGVCLITMHASKGLEFPVVYLPGVEQGILPHKRSFDEGRVDEERRLFYVGITRAKQKLTLSHTRTRMKWGQKQTSMPSTFLKELDRKYVEELDYTRHMNETVTQEENTNFFSGLRAMLAEK; from the coding sequence ATGAGCAGTTTCACCGGCACGCTCAATCACCAGCAGCGCGAGGCAGCCACTCACATCCACGGCCCGTTGCTCATTCTCGCTGGCGCAGGAACCGGCAAGACGCGCGTGCTCACCGCGCGCATTAGTTACATGGTGAATGAAGGGATCGATCCGAAAAACATCCTTTCCGTCACCTTCACCAACAAGGCCGCCACTGAAATGCGCGAGCGCGTCAAAGGCATGGTGCGCGACGGCCTTGGCAAAAAAGTCGTTCTTGGCACCTTCCACGCTTTTTGCGCACGCCTACTACGCGAGTTCGCTTCGCACGTCGGCTACAAGAACAATTTCGTCATCTACAGCCAGAGCGAGCAGGAAAGTCTGCTCAAAAAAGTGCTCCAGGGCCTCCTCGTCAAAGACGAGACGCTTGATCCCTCCGCCGCGCTCTCGCGCATCAGCAAATCGAAGAACGACGGCAAAAGCCTCGGCGATCCGCAGCACAGTCTCGATGCCGCCGTCATGGAGAAATACATGGATGAGATGCGCGGCCTGAACGTCATGGACTTCGACGATTTGCTCGTTCTCGGCGTGCGTTTGCTTGAAGATCATGCCGATGTTCGCGCCACCGTGCAGAGCAGGCATCACTACGTCATGGTGGACGAGTTCCAGGACACCAACTCGCTCCAGATGCGCCTGCTGCGCGCGCTGGTTCCCGCGCCTTACAACGTCTGTGTCGTGGGTGATGACGATCAGAGCATCTACGGCTGGCGTGGTGCCGAGATCACCAACATCACCGAGTTCGAAAACTTCTTCCCCAATCCGCATGTCGTGAAGCTGGAGGAGAATTATCGCAGCACCACGGCCATTCTTCACACCGCGAACAGCCTCATCAAAAACAACGCGGGTCGTCGTCCCAAATCACTGTGGAGCCGCAATCCGGGCGCTGAACCCGTGCGCCTCATTGCCACGCAGGATGAAAAGGAGGAGGCCGACATGATCGCGAAAGAGGTCGAAACGGCCCACTTTGCGAACAAGCAATCACTGGAGGATTTCGCCGTGCTCTTCCGCACCAACGACCAGTCACGCGTGTTGGAGCAGGCCTTCCGTCAGCGCAAAATCCCGTACCGCGTCGTTGGTGCGCGCAGTTTCTTTGATCGTCGCGAGGTGAAGGACATCCTTTGCTATCTCTCCGTCCTGCACAATCCGCACGATGACATCAGTCTCTTGCGTGTGTTGAACACACCCACGCGCGGTATTGGCAGCGCCACCGCCGAACTTGCGCGCGAACGCAGCATGGAGAAGCACCACAGCGTCTGGGTCGCCCTCTGTGATGAAGATTTCCTGCGTCAGATCCCCGAGAAGGCACGCAATGCCATCCGCACCTTCACGCGTCTCATCAGCAAGTTCTCCGGCCCGGCTAACACGCAGGGCACCCAGCTCGTGCAGATGGCCGAAGCGCTCATCCTCGAAGTCGGCTACATGGAACACCTCAAAAAGGCCGCCAAGGAGCCCGAAGACTTCGCCGGTTGGGAAAACGGCCTCAAGGAGCTCCTAAAGAGCCTCGCCGGCTACGAAGAACGCAATCGCGCTGGAGGCCTCGGCGGCTTCCTCGATGAAATCAGCCTCAACGACGAACGCGAAGAGAAGGACGACATCGAAAAGAAAAAAGGTGTGTGCTTGATCACCATGCACGCCTCCAAAGGTCTCGAATTTCCCGTCGTTTACCTCCCCGGCGTCGAGCAGGGCATCCTCCCGCACAAGCGCAGCTTTGATGAGGGGCGCGTCGATGAGGAGCGCCGTTTGTTCTACGTCGGCATCACCCGGGCCAAGCAGAAGCTCACGCTCAGTCACACTCGTACGCGCATGAAGTGGGGCCAGAAGCAGACCAGCATGCCCAGCACCTTCCTCAAGGAACTTGACCGCAAATACGTCGAGGAGCTCGATTACACCCGCCACATGAACGAAACCGTGACGCAGGAAGAAAACACCAACTTCTTTTCCGGTCTGCGTGCCATGCTCGCGGAGAAGTAG